One window of the Burkholderia sp. FERM BP-3421 genome contains the following:
- the andAa gene encoding anthranilate 1,2-dioxygenase system ferredoxin--NAD(+) reductase: protein MSADPYLILGGGQAARRAAETLRARDAAARIVMVGAEPEVPYDRPCLSKEALLAEDGAARAFVRDAAWYARQRIELRLGVPAVALDRGAQRVRLADGVALPYARLLLATGSRVRRFDGPVEAGVRLHYVRTLADAHALRAALQPGRRVAVLGGGFIGLEVAAAATRRGCAVTVIEPGERLLRRGVPESVAAFVHALHARHGVDLQCATRPERIARGPHGGARIETNRGAVDAEVVVVGIGVAPNVELAAEAGLETADGIRVDAGGRTADPAIGAAGEVTSHFNPLLGRHVRVESWQVAENQPAVAAANLLGGDEIYAEWPWLWSDQYDCNLQTLGVFEAEHTLVLRGDPRQGPFCVFGLRPDGVPAAAAAVNAGREIAASRRLLAAGEPLDARRLADPSIPLRAPR, encoded by the coding sequence ATGTCGGCTGATCCGTACCTGATCCTCGGCGGCGGCCAGGCGGCGCGCCGCGCGGCGGAAACGCTGCGCGCGCGCGACGCGGCCGCGCGCATCGTGATGGTGGGCGCGGAGCCGGAGGTGCCGTATGACCGGCCGTGCCTGTCGAAGGAGGCGTTGCTCGCGGAGGACGGCGCTGCGCGCGCGTTCGTGCGCGACGCCGCGTGGTATGCGCGGCAGCGCATCGAGTTGCGGCTCGGCGTGCCGGCCGTCGCGCTCGACCGGGGCGCGCAGCGGGTGCGGCTCGCCGACGGCGTGGCGTTGCCGTATGCGCGTTTGCTGCTCGCGACCGGCTCGCGGGTGAGGCGTTTCGACGGGCCGGTCGAGGCGGGCGTGCGGCTGCACTACGTGCGCACGCTGGCCGACGCGCACGCGCTGCGCGCGGCGTTGCAGCCGGGACGGCGCGTCGCGGTGCTGGGCGGCGGCTTCATCGGCCTCGAAGTGGCCGCGGCTGCGACGCGGCGCGGCTGCGCGGTCACCGTGATCGAGCCCGGCGAGCGCCTGCTGCGGCGGGGCGTGCCGGAGTCGGTCGCCGCGTTCGTGCACGCGCTGCACGCGCGGCACGGCGTGGACCTGCAATGCGCGACGCGGCCCGAACGGATCGCGCGCGGGCCGCATGGCGGCGCGCGCATCGAGACGAACCGGGGCGCGGTCGACGCGGAGGTCGTGGTGGTGGGCATCGGCGTGGCGCCGAATGTCGAGCTGGCGGCCGAGGCGGGGCTGGAGACGGCCGACGGCATTCGCGTCGACGCGGGCGGGCGCACCGCCGATCCGGCGATCGGCGCGGCGGGCGAGGTCACGTCGCATTTCAACCCGTTGCTGGGGCGTCATGTGCGGGTGGAGTCGTGGCAGGTCGCCGAGAACCAGCCCGCGGTGGCCGCGGCGAACCTGCTGGGCGGCGACGAGATCTACGCGGAGTGGCCGTGGCTGTGGTCCGATCAGTACGACTGCAACCTGCAGACGCTCGGCGTGTTCGAGGCGGAGCACACGCTCGTGTTGCGCGGCGATCCGCGGCAAGGCCCGTTCTGCGTGTTCGGGCTGCGTCCCGACGGCGTGCCGGCGGCCGCCGCGGCCGTCAACGCGGGGCGCGAGATCGCCGCGAGCCGGCGGCTCCTCGCGGCGGGCGAGCCGCTCGACGCGCGCCGGCTCGCGGACCCGTCGATCCCGCTGCGCGCGCCGCGCTGA
- the andAb gene encoding anthranilate 1,2-dioxygenase ferredoxin subunit AndAb, translating to MNDATVATWRPLGALDEFTEGEPAARVIEGRPVAVFRLGDALHALHDLCTHGHARLSDGFVEGDCVECPLHQGLIDIRSGAPRCAPVTEAVRVYPVRITDGRADIDVG from the coding sequence ATGAACGATGCCACCGTCGCGACCTGGCGGCCGCTGGGCGCGCTCGACGAATTCACCGAGGGCGAGCCGGCCGCGCGCGTGATCGAAGGCCGGCCGGTCGCCGTGTTCCGGCTCGGCGATGCGCTGCATGCGCTGCACGACCTCTGCACGCATGGGCATGCGCGCCTGTCAGACGGCTTCGTCGAGGGCGATTGCGTCGAGTGCCCGCTGCACCAGGGGCTGATCGACATCCGCAGCGGCGCGCCGCGCTGCGCGCCCGTGACGGAGGCGGTGCGCGTCTATCCGGTGCGGATCACGGACGGCCGGGCGGACATCGATGTCGGCTGA
- the andAd gene encoding anthranilate 1,2-dioxygenase small subunit AndAd, whose translation MSDDIRTWFELHMLQSRYIGHLDNDRLEQWPDLFTEDCTYEIIPKENADLGLPVGIMHCTNRRMLRDRVVSLRHANIYDAHSYRHMTSGLAIVATRDGEIDTESSYVVVQTRSDGESQVYQAGVYRDTVARTPEGLRYRAKRVIYDTSRVRTLLATPI comes from the coding sequence ATGAGCGACGACATCCGGACGTGGTTCGAACTGCACATGCTGCAGTCGCGCTACATCGGCCACCTCGACAACGACCGGCTCGAACAATGGCCGGACCTGTTCACCGAGGACTGCACGTACGAAATCATCCCGAAGGAAAACGCCGATCTCGGCCTGCCGGTCGGGATCATGCATTGCACGAACCGGCGCATGCTGCGCGATCGCGTGGTGTCGCTGCGTCACGCGAACATCTACGACGCGCATTCGTACCGGCACATGACGTCGGGCCTCGCGATCGTCGCGACGCGCGACGGCGAGATCGACACCGAGAGCAGCTACGTGGTCGTGCAGACCCGCAGCGACGGCGAATCGCAGGTGTATCAGGCGGGCGTCTACCGCGACACCGTCGCGCGCACGCCGGAAGGGCTGCGGTATCGCGCGAAGCGCGTGATCTACGACACCTCGCGCGTGCGGACCCTGCTCGCGACGCCGATCTGA
- the andAc gene encoding anthranilate 1,2-dioxygenase large subunit AndAc, whose protein sequence is MEQTEQPLRRLARDDAAEVRFPHDDGSRVPYKVFSSQAVYEREQERIFRGPVWNFVALEAEIPQPGDFKSTFVGDTPVVVTRCEDGALAAWVNRCAHRGAQVCRKARGNASSHTCVYHQWSFDPAGNLLGVPFRRGQKGMSGMPPDFDPGRHGLRQLRVDSYRGLVFATFSETVGALPDYLGAQMRPWIDRIFHKPIEYLGCTRQYSSSNWKLYFENVKDPYHASMLHLFHTTFNIFRVGMRARAIPDATHGLHSLITVTKTSDDTSAAYRQQHIRSYDEGFALEDDSLLALVSEYDEDTTNHIQPIFPQLVIQQIHNTLVARQLLPKGPDHFELVFHFFGYQDDTPELRALRIQQANLVGPAGYISMEDTEATELVQRATLRDPDATSVIEMSRANPDQQDTTITESLIRRFWVGYQQLMGY, encoded by the coding sequence ATGGAACAGACCGAGCAGCCCCTGCGCCGGCTGGCGCGCGACGATGCCGCCGAGGTGCGGTTTCCGCACGACGACGGTTCGCGCGTGCCGTACAAGGTGTTCAGTTCCCAGGCGGTCTACGAGCGCGAGCAGGAGCGGATCTTTCGCGGTCCGGTCTGGAATTTCGTCGCCCTCGAAGCGGAAATTCCCCAACCCGGCGATTTCAAGAGCACCTTCGTCGGCGATACGCCCGTGGTCGTCACCCGCTGCGAGGACGGCGCGCTCGCCGCGTGGGTGAACCGCTGCGCGCATCGCGGCGCGCAGGTCTGCCGCAAGGCGCGCGGCAACGCGAGTTCGCATACCTGCGTCTATCACCAGTGGAGCTTCGATCCGGCGGGCAACCTGCTCGGCGTGCCGTTCCGGCGCGGCCAGAAGGGCATGAGCGGCATGCCGCCCGACTTCGACCCGGGCCGGCACGGCCTGCGCCAGCTGCGCGTCGACAGCTATCGCGGGCTGGTGTTCGCGACCTTCAGCGAGACGGTCGGCGCGCTGCCCGACTACCTCGGCGCGCAGATGCGGCCGTGGATCGATCGCATTTTCCACAAGCCGATCGAGTATCTCGGCTGCACGCGCCAGTATTCGTCATCGAACTGGAAGCTTTATTTCGAGAACGTAAAGGATCCCTATCACGCGAGCATGCTGCATCTGTTTCATACGACCTTCAATATCTTCCGGGTCGGCATGCGCGCGCGCGCGATTCCCGATGCGACGCACGGCCTGCACAGCCTGATCACGGTGACGAAGACCTCCGACGACACCTCGGCCGCGTATCGTCAGCAGCATATCCGTTCGTATGACGAAGGGTTCGCGCTCGAGGACGATTCGCTGCTCGCGCTCGTGTCCGAATACGATGAGGACACCACCAACCACATTCAGCCGATCTTTCCGCAGCTGGTGATCCAGCAGATCCACAACACGCTGGTCGCGCGCCAGCTGCTGCCCAAGGGCCCCGATCATTTCGAGCTGGTGTTCCACTTCTTCGGCTACCAGGACGATACGCCCGAGCTGCGCGCGCTGCGCATCCAGCAGGCCAACCTGGTCGGCCCGGCCGGCTATATCTCGATGGAGGACACCGAGGCGACGGAGCTGGTGCAGCGCGCCACGCTGCGCGACCCGGACGCGACCTCGGTGATCGAGATGTCGCGCGCGAATCCCGACCAGCAGGACACGACGATCACCGAGAGCCTGATCCGCCGCTTCTGGGTCGGCTACCAGCAACTGATGGGCTATTGA
- the andR gene encoding anthranilate 1,2-dioxygenase regulatory protein AndR yields MSPTPFEPRALRAHRLFESRDLDETRERISRVMQPHALMPDSRHPGAAHMDFVRLGGLGIGAIAFGDAMRVRVEAVDGYHLLMFCLAGHAEVRSMGRTVDVDRRTGVLCAPGECFDARLSADCEQFVLRIDAAALAASTGECGPALEPVVEVGEASLAAWRQQLMCVAGSAALLGSAQANPRVAAQVERLLLDLLVDGHASAAAAALRADPAPAFVRRAQDYVDAHSAQPLQLADVARAAGVPERTLRDGFLRFRGVSPMQYLRQIRLDKARERLRGAPPGLRIADIALDCGFTHLGRFALAYRERFGELPSGTVDGRL; encoded by the coding sequence ATGTCCCCGACCCCATTCGAGCCGCGCGCGCTGCGTGCGCACCGGCTCTTCGAGTCCCGCGATCTCGACGAAACCCGCGAGCGGATTTCGCGCGTGATGCAGCCGCATGCGCTGATGCCGGACAGCCGCCATCCGGGCGCCGCCCATATGGATTTCGTCCGGCTTGGCGGGCTCGGCATCGGCGCGATCGCGTTCGGCGACGCGATGCGCGTGCGCGTCGAGGCGGTGGACGGCTATCACCTGCTGATGTTCTGCCTCGCGGGGCATGCGGAAGTCCGCTCGATGGGCCGGACGGTCGACGTCGACCGGCGCACCGGCGTGCTGTGCGCGCCCGGCGAATGTTTCGACGCGCGCCTGTCTGCGGACTGCGAACAGTTCGTGCTGCGCATCGATGCGGCGGCGCTCGCCGCCTCGACCGGCGAGTGCGGCCCCGCGCTCGAACCGGTGGTGGAGGTCGGCGAGGCGTCGCTGGCCGCGTGGCGACAGCAGCTGATGTGCGTCGCGGGCTCGGCGGCCCTGCTCGGCTCCGCGCAGGCCAATCCGCGCGTCGCGGCGCAGGTCGAGCGCCTGCTGCTCGACCTGCTGGTCGACGGACACGCCTCCGCGGCGGCGGCGGCGCTTCGCGCCGATCCCGCGCCGGCCTTCGTGCGGCGCGCGCAGGATTATGTCGACGCGCATTCCGCGCAACCGCTGCAACTCGCCGATGTCGCGCGCGCCGCCGGCGTGCCCGAGCGCACCCTGCGCGACGGCTTCCTGCGGTTCCGCGGCGTGAGCCCGATGCAGTACCTGCGACAGATCCGGCTCGACAAGGCGCGCGAGCGGCTGCGCGGTGCGCCGCCCGGCTTGCGGATCGCCGATATCGCGCTCGATTGCGGCTTCACGCATCTCGGGCGCTTCGCGCTCGCGTACCGGGAACGATTCGGGGAATTGCCGTCGGGAACGGTCGACGGGCGGCTCTAG
- a CDS encoding LysR family transcriptional regulator, with protein MELRQLRYFIAVAEEMNITRAAERLHMTQPPLSRQLQMIEETLGLPLFERAARPLKLTEAGRVFYAQAKRLVDQADELAPLTRRLAQLSARIVIGFVPSTLYGALPEVIRAFRERAPSIEVALIEMFTIEQLGALKGGRIDVGFGRVRFDDEQLVREVLVEERLIAVLPDGHPLADPARPLMLRDLARETLIVYPSTPRPSFADQQLSALRDGALAPAAVHEVRELQTALGLVAAQVGVTLVPESIEGLRVRGVVYRRLAEPVATSPIIMSRRLHDASATTALFCEVARAWCAR; from the coding sequence ATGGAATTGCGCCAGCTTCGGTATTTCATCGCGGTGGCCGAGGAGATGAACATCACCCGGGCGGCGGAGCGGCTGCACATGACGCAGCCGCCGCTGAGCAGACAATTGCAGATGATCGAGGAGACGCTCGGCCTGCCGCTGTTCGAGCGGGCCGCGCGGCCGCTGAAGCTGACCGAGGCGGGGCGGGTGTTCTATGCGCAGGCCAAGCGCCTCGTCGACCAGGCCGACGAGCTGGCGCCGCTGACGCGCCGGCTCGCGCAGTTGTCGGCGCGGATCGTGATCGGCTTCGTGCCGTCCACGCTGTACGGCGCGCTGCCCGAGGTGATCCGCGCGTTCCGCGAGCGCGCCCCGTCGATCGAGGTCGCGCTGATCGAAATGTTCACGATCGAGCAGCTGGGCGCGCTGAAAGGCGGGCGCATCGACGTCGGCTTCGGCCGCGTGCGCTTCGACGACGAGCAGCTGGTGCGCGAAGTGCTGGTCGAGGAGCGGCTGATCGCGGTGCTGCCGGACGGCCATCCGCTCGCCGATCCCGCGCGCCCGCTGATGCTGCGCGATCTGGCGCGCGAGACGCTGATCGTCTATCCGAGCACGCCGCGCCCGAGCTTCGCCGACCAGCAGCTGTCCGCGCTGCGCGACGGCGCGCTCGCGCCCGCCGCGGTGCACGAGGTGCGCGAACTGCAGACGGCGCTCGGGCTGGTGGCCGCGCAGGTGGGCGTGACGCTGGTGCCGGAGAGCATCGAGGGCCTGCGGGTGCGCGGCGTCGTGTATCGGCGGCTGGCCGAGCCGGTCGCGACCTCGCCGATCATCATGAGCCGCCGGCTGCATGATGCGAGCGCGACGACGGCGCTGTTCTGCGAGGTCGCGCGCGCGTGGTGCGCGCGTTAA